The following proteins are encoded in a genomic region of Bacteroidota bacterium:
- the rsgA gene encoding ribosome small subunit-dependent GTPase A: MKGTIIKSTGNWYLVLAEGGEKINCRIKGRLRIDGYKSTNPIAVGDSVSISLEGDGNGIISDVGKRKNCIIRKSKNLSKQSHILATNVDQAMLVVTLAVPKTSFGFIDRFLATAEAYQIPAIIIFNKADIFEDDEVLYEDLKNTMSLYEKIGYQCFSVCSTKMKTETKQKMVALLKDKTTLLSGHSGVGKSTFVNAIEPLLDLKTQNLSETHTKGMHTTTFTEMHPLSFGGFIIDTPGIKEFSVINMDKYEVYHFFPEIFKKGSECKFNTCLHISEPKCAVIEAVEKGEIALSRYHSYLSIMSGEEVIKEYND; encoded by the coding sequence GTGAAAGGAACGATTATAAAATCTACAGGCAACTGGTATCTTGTTCTCGCTGAAGGAGGGGAGAAAATAAACTGCCGCATCAAAGGGCGTTTGCGTATTGACGGATATAAAAGTACAAACCCCATTGCGGTTGGAGATAGTGTTTCTATTTCTCTTGAAGGAGATGGAAACGGAATTATCAGTGATGTAGGAAAAAGAAAAAACTGCATTATCCGTAAATCGAAAAATCTCAGCAAGCAATCTCATATCCTCGCTACCAATGTTGATCAGGCAATGCTGGTAGTTACGCTTGCAGTTCCGAAAACTTCGTTTGGGTTCATTGACCGATTCTTAGCAACTGCCGAAGCGTATCAGATTCCGGCAATAATTATTTTCAATAAGGCAGATATTTTTGAAGATGACGAAGTGCTGTATGAAGATTTGAAAAATACGATGAGCCTTTATGAAAAAATCGGTTATCAATGTTTCAGCGTCTGTTCCACAAAAATGAAAACTGAAACAAAACAAAAAATGGTTGCACTGCTGAAAGACAAAACAACTTTACTTTCTGGACATTCAGGAGTCGGCAAATCAACTTTTGTAAACGCTATTGAGCCGTTGCTTGATTTGAAAACTCAGAATCTTTCCGAAACTCATACGAAAGGAATGCATACGACCACTTTCACGGAAATGCATCCGTTAAGCTTCGGTGGGTTCATCATAGATACGCCCGGCATCAAAGAGTTCAGTGTGATAAATATGGATAAGTACGAAGTGTATCATTTCTTCCCGGAAATTTTCAAAAAAGGAAGTGAATGCAAGTTCAACACCTGTCTTCATATAAGCGAACCAAAGTGTGCGGTGATCGAAGCAGTAGAGAAAGGAGAGATTGCACTTTCACGCTATCATTCTTATCTCAGCATCATGAGTGGAGAAGAAGTCATAAAAGAATACAATGACTAA
- a CDS encoding D-tyrosyl-tRNA(Tyr) deacylase codes for MRAVIQRVKHASVIIDEKIKSSIKGGLLVLLGIEDADENEDIEWLSAKISNLRIFGDANGVMNLCVKEVSGEVLIVSQFTLHASTKKGNRPSYIRSAKPEIAIPIYEKFIQQMEKDLGKNVQAGTFGADMKVELLNDGPVTIIIDSKQRE; via the coding sequence ATGAGAGCAGTTATCCAAAGAGTAAAGCACGCAAGTGTAATAATAGATGAAAAAATAAAATCATCTATCAAAGGTGGTTTGCTTGTTCTGTTGGGCATTGAAGACGCAGATGAGAATGAAGATATTGAATGGCTTTCCGCAAAAATTTCTAATCTGAGAATCTTTGGTGATGCAAATGGAGTGATGAATCTTTGTGTAAAAGAAGTGAGTGGTGAAGTTTTAATTGTTTCACAATTCACATTACATGCTTCTACGAAAAAAGGGAATCGCCCTTCTTATATCCGTTCAGCAAAACCTGAAATCGCCATTCCTATCTATGAAAAATTCATTCAGCAAATGGAAAAAGATTTAGGCAAGAATGTTCAGGCGGGTACTTTTGGTGCCGACATGAAAGTGGAACTGCTGAACGATGGACCGGTGACTATAATTATTGATTCCAAACAAAGAGAATAA